A single Glycine soja cultivar W05 chromosome 14, ASM419377v2, whole genome shotgun sequence DNA region contains:
- the LOC114384164 gene encoding uncharacterized protein LOC114384164, which translates to MVAVLVILMRANGSHVFMVTLGIKNILYAELIAMLQGLSTAWNINSAKVVCFSDSKHAVDFVNDANSVFHHYAAVISNIMDLLNRLWQAIIHSLCERNQVADFLAKTRAKG; encoded by the coding sequence AtggtagctgtcttggtaaTCCTCATGAGGGCCAATGGATCCCATGTTTTTATGGTTACATTGgggataaaaaatatcttgtatGCTGAACTTATTGCCATGTTGCAAGGCCTATCCACTGCTTGGAACATTAACTCGGCCAAGGTTGTTTGTTTTTCAGATTCTAAACATGCTGTTGACTTTGTCAACGATGCCAATTCAGTGTTTCATCATTATGCAGCTGTTATCAGTAACATCATGGACCTCCTTAATAGATTGTGGCAGGCTATAATCCATTCTCTGTGTGAAAGAAATCAAGTTGCAGATTTCTTGGCCAAGACGAGGGCTAAAGGGTGA
- the LOC114383199 gene encoding heavy metal-associated isoprenylated plant protein 9-like has product MGEEAKQEQVQSVAEAKPEEKKEEMAEEKKEEKPEEEKKEEPKPPSPCVLFVDLHCVGCAKKIERYIMKMRGVEGVVIDMAKNEVTIKGIVEPQAICNTITKKTKRRASVISPLPEAEGEPIPEVVNSQVSGPVTVELNVNMHCEACAEQLKRKILQMRGVQTTMTEFSTGKVLVTGTMDANKLVDYVYRRTKKQAKIVPQPEPEPEKKEESKEAEKPAEEENKPEEKKEEEKPPEEPKKEEGGEGGGENKEEKGGEEGKEEAKKEDNVVVVANNIDDEGLKRMMYYYQYPPLYVIERIPPPQLFSDENPNACCIT; this is encoded by the exons ATGGGTGAGGAAGCAAAACAG GAACAAGTACAATCGGTGGCTGAAGCCAAGCCTgaggagaagaaagaagagatggcagaggaaaagaaggaagaaaagccagaagaagagaagaaggaagagCCTAAACCACCTTCCCCATGTGTGCTGTTTGTGGACTTGCATTGTGTGGGATGTGCCAAGAAAATTGAGAGATACATTATGAAAATGAGAG GAGTTGAAGGAGTGGTAATTGACATGGCTAAGAATGAAGTGACCATAAAGGGTATAGTGGAGCCTCAAGCAATCTGCAACACAATCACCAAGAAAACTAAGAGAAGAGCAAGTGTTATATCTCCGTTGCCTGAAGCAGAAGGAGAACCTATACCTGAAGTTGTCAATTCTCAG GTTAGTGGACCAGTTACTGTGGAACTTAATGTAAACATGCACTGTGAGGCCTGTGCTGAGCAACTCAAGAGGAAGATACTACAAATGAGAG GAGTTCAAACAACAATGACAGAGTTTAGCACAGGGAAGGTTCTTGTGACAGGAACCATGGATGCAAACAAGCTAGTGGATTATGTATATAGACGCACCAAAAAGCAAGCCAAGATAGTTCCCCAGCCAGAACCTGAaccagaaaagaaagaagagagcaaAGAAGCTGAAAAACCTGCAGAAGAAGAGAATAAAccagaagagaagaaagaagaggagaaGCCACCAGAGGAACCAAAGAAAGAAGAGGGTGGTGAGGGTGGTGGTGagaacaaagaagaaaagggtggtgaagaaggcaaagaagaagCCAAAAAAGAAGACAATGTGGTGGTGGTGGCTAATAACATTGACGACGAAGGCTTGAAGAGAATGATGTACTATTACCAGTACCCTCCACTTTATGTCATTGAAAGAATACCACCTCCACAACTCTTCAGTGATGAAAATCCTAATGCATGCTGCATTACATGA
- the LOC114383578 gene encoding fructose-bisphosphate aldolase, cytoplasmic isozyme, whose amino-acid sequence MSHFKGKYHDELIANAAYIGTPGKGILAADESTGTIGKRLASISVENVESNRRALRELLFTAPGALKYLSGVILFEETLYQSTAAGKPFVEVLKEAGVLPGIKVDKGTVELAGTNGETTTQGLDGLGQRCAKYYEAGARFAKWRAVLKIGPNEPSELAIHENAYGLARYAVICQENGLVPIVEPEILVDGSHDIHKCAAVTERVLAACYKALNDHHVLLEGTLLKPNMVTPGSNSAKVSPQVVAEHTVRALQRTVPAAVPAIVFLSGGQSEEEASVNLNAINQVNGKKPWSLSFSFGRALQQSTLKAWSGKEENVKKAQEALLVRAKANSEATLGTYKGNSKLADGASESLHVEDYKY is encoded by the exons ATGTCTCACTTCAAGGGCAAGTACCATG ATGAGCTTATTGCCAATGCTGCTTACATTGGCACTCCTGGAAAGGGTATTCTTGCTGCTGATGAGTCAACAGGGACAATTGGCAAGCGTTTGGCCAGCATCAGTGTAGAGAATGTTGAATCCAACAGGCGTGCTCTTAGGGAGCTGCTTTTCACCGCTCCCGGTGCTCTTAAATATCTCAGTGGTGTCATCCTCTTTGAGGAAACTCTCTACCAGAGCACAGCTGCAG GCAAGCCCTTTGTGGAAGTCTTGAAGGAGGCTGGTGTGCTTCCTGGCATCAAGGTTGACAAGGGCACAGTTGAGCTTGCTGGCACTAATGGAGAAACCACCACTCAGGGTCTAGATGGCCTTGGTCAGCGTTGCGCCAAGTACTATGAAGCCGGTGCACGTTTTGCCAAGTGGCGTGCTGTGCTGAAGATTGGTCCCAACGAGCCATCTGAGCTGGCTATCCATGAGAATGCCTATGGCTTGGCCAGATACGCTGTCATATGCCAGGAGAATGGCCTGGTTCCCATTGTTGAGCCTGAGATCCTTGTTGATGGATCTCATGACATTCACAAGTGTGCTGCCGTCACCGAGCGTGTCCTTGCAGCATGCTACAAGGCTTTGAATGATCACCACGTCCTTCTTGAGGGTACCCTATTGAAGCCAAACATGGTCACCCCCGGATCCAATTCTGCTAAGGTTTCCCCTCAGGTGGTTGCGGAGCACACTGTTAGAGCCCTTCAGAGAACCGTGCCTGCTGCAGTTCCTGCTATCGTTTTCTTGTCTGGTGGGCAGAGTGAGGAGGAGGCATCCGTTAACCTCAATGCCATTAACCAGGTCAATGGAAAGAAGCCATGGTCACTCTCTTTCTCCTTTGGAAGGGCACTTCAACAGAGCACCCTTAAGGCATGGAGTGGAAAAGAGGAGAATGTGAAGAAGGCTCAGGAAGCCCTTTTGGTAAGAGCCAAGGCCAACTCAGAGGCAACTCTGGGAACCTACAAGGGTAACTCAAAGCTTGCTGATGGTGCCTCAGAGAGCCTCCATGTTGAGGACTACAAGTACTGA